Below is a window of Camelina sativa cultivar DH55 chromosome 11, Cs, whole genome shotgun sequence DNA.
GAATTTCCCAACGCTAAGTACATGATAACTCACAGTTGAGAGCAGTACAAAGCAGATGATGctatttacagaaaaaaatctacaaaaatataaaacgcCTGTAATTTACCTGTGAACCTATTGAATTCAATAATGATGTCTCCTTTAGCATCAAATCTTTGATTTCTAAAAGGGCATTGTATGTTGCATATAGCTTCCTAGTTTGTTGAAGTTTCTCCTGTTTTTTGTCAGAAATTGAACAAATTAGTAAGTTCATTATCACCTGTGGAACAAACCTGTAAAGCAACAAGGCAAAAGTTAATATGACCATACGAACCTGGATACAGACATTCAGCTCTGAGAATCTTCTTTCATATCTGCACGGAATGAGATACAGGACTTCAGCATGAAACAAATGCAGCAAGGGGCAAGTTAGCCATACTAAAACTGGATTACTAAAAGCTAGAGCAAAGAAACTTGACTCCTGACATAATTATAGATATTTACTCATCAACCAGAGGGAGTGGGGTTAAATCCAATTCATGTTGAGATGGACGAGTTTGAACGTAAAATaatacacaaatataaaatgCCAAATCCAGTGCATCGTCGTCATTGAAGTAAGCAAGAAATAGATGAAGAAGGGGGCATACTGGAGGAGTTCAGATTGGCATGGCACATCATCAATCTGTCGTTTCAGAGACACTATTTCTCTTAGCGTTGCTCCAAGCTCCTACAGTAAAACGAAGGGAATGCAACAATAACATTCTCAGAAAGACattggaaaaacctaaaaatctCAGCTCCATGATGCTCAAGATGTAAAGAGGCTTGTCTATATAGACTAGAAAGAGTACCTTCTTTGCTGAAGTCAGATTATCTAAAGATTCAACCAACAAACCATCTAAATCTTCCTCTTGAACCTCACCATCATTCCCCTTAGCGACTCTCTCCTCCAAATCATGAACTGCATCTTTTAAAGCAGAACGCCTAGCACTGCAATTAGACCGGACTTCAGATTCCTCCTTTTCTAATTCCTGAAAAATCCTACAAGTATTTAGTTTCACCACACAAGGCcactcaccaaaaaaaaaagtaataaaaacacaaactttggGTAACCCTCAACAATTATTTACCTTTAGTGATCTCAAAAGCTGTATCAACTCTTCGACTGAAACATCAACACCTTCAGCACTTATTCTTTCTCGCAACTGCTGCAGCTTATACTTAACATCACATTTTCTCTGATTCTAAGTTACAAATGGCAACAGATTAAAAACCTATCCAGTGTATAAGATAGACTAGGAAACAAGAGACTTAATTTGCTCAAAAAAGGTGCACCTGTTCGTTCACTTTCAGACTCAATTCTCTAATAGACGCCTTAAGATTCATCACCATTTCCTCAGGCTGCCCAGAAATACAAACCTGTGGTTCCAGAGTATATAAGAAATTTCCTAATCTAGTAGAACAATTGAGCATCGAACATATCATTCTTCCAAGTACGAACTTCATGAATCAAATTACGCACacgaaataacaaaatcaagcaaaaaaaaagttcgatGAAGCTCCTTCTAACCTCGTCACTGTTATATTCTTTCTCCATCACCCAATCACACAGAACCGTGGATTCCTCCTTTTCGCTGCTGGAGGAGAATCTGAGTTCAGCGAATCATTAGAGCGATCTCAGATACGCCAGAGCCATCACGCTTCAAAGAAGACGACTTTCACCGCCGTAAGCCACACTTTTAAGTTTGCGTTTAAAATTTCATAGTAGGCGTTTACAATCTtcgcgtttgcgtttgcgtttgcgtttgcgtaTTCAAGGTTTAAACGCTAAAGAGTTTTTTAAACACGCTTAAATTAATATGGATTCAAAATAAGCAGCTTAACcgagaaaccaaacaaaaccaactcaTACCGAAGTGAAGAGTGTCGGTAATTAAAAAAAGCTGAGCCAAAAGGACTAATACGTAAGAGATTACAACAAGAGTTTTTCACAATTCCTCAAGATCCCAATTTCGTCAGATCGATCATACAACAACACattgtttttttcaatatcTGAAAAACTATCTTAAGATCGAAGATAAtggccgagagagagagagaactacATGTTAAAAACCAAACCCCCCTGagattaataataatacctaaacacaaacttttcttttcctctcatTGGTTTCTTCATCACTTCCACAGCTTCACTAGCTTGTCGTGACTAgctgatgcaaccaatccaGTTGCAGTTGAAACAGCCAATGACGCAATTAGCCCTTCGTGAGCTGGTAACGTCATCGTCTTGTTCTCTGACATGTTCCATAGTTCTAATGACtgcagacacacacacacacatttaaCAAGTTTATGAGTTTAAGTTAGGATTTCTGGATTAGTTTTTTCaccaacttttttaaaaaagactcATTGTAACTTTTACCTGGTAGCAGCCAATAACGAGCAGCGAGGGGTAAGCGGGATGGAAAACACAAGACTGGAATTTGTTGCCGTTGCAGCTTAGCTCATGAACACATTCTCCTTCACTACCTGTACCCAGCGTCCATACTTTTACCATATCTTCACTTACCGAAGCCAAGAAGTCACCAGAAGGATCCCAGCAAACCGAGTTTATCGGATTAGCATGCCCCTATACACAGAAGAATTTGTAAACCTTCTTTTGAGTTGCTCTCTTGCTAGTATGTATATCAAAATAAGCAACTTATCCACAACATCGAATAAGAAAAGCTTGAACACTAAACCTGCAAAGAGTGTCGAATAGCTTGTGTTTCGACATCTAGTACATTGACAAGATTTGCTGATGAAGCCGCGAGATACTTTCCAACACGGGGTTGGAACCTCATCTGAGTGGAACCACCCTGTGGAAcgacaaaaatgtaaaattcaaTGTATCGATTGGCTAATTAAAGCAGGTGAATAATGTTGAACTATCAGCTTTcaagagataagaaaaaaactacCTTGTACACTCTTGTGCAACTTCCATTATTGATGCTCCAGTACCTTATTTCGTTATCATTGTCACATGAACATATGAGATCATCCTTGATGGGATGGAAGTCAAGTGACGTAACCATAGAAGAGTGTCCCATGAAAGTACGAAGGGAATAACCTTTCTGCAAAGTTAATTCACAAACTCTTTAGGAATCACAACGTCAGAAACCAACATATTCATAGAGATAAAACAACATAGCGGATCAACTTTCACTTTACATTATCAGCATCCCACACCCTGACAGTTTTGTCAAATGAAGAAGTTGCAAGGCGAGACAGGCTTGGACTAAAACGGATATCTGTTATCATAGCTGTGTGCTCCTCAAGGGTTGTCTTTGGCTTCATATTGTCTGTGTGCCACAATACAGCCTGCAAGATGAACCAAGCCACGAggcattttaatttttagaacgCCAGAAGACCTATTGATGATTTATGGCTTACCTTTTTGTCATGTCCGGCACTAGCAAGCATTTTTCCATCCGATGAGAAGTGACAGCAGGTAACTTTGCTTGTGCTCGCGCGTACTGAATTCACTTCAGTAAACGTGAAACCTAGTGCAGAGCCATAATTGTAGTAGTTTAGAAATACTGTTGGATTACAGAAGGAAAGTTCACTGTGTTATTATCGAATAATGTTGAGTGAGGCTAAAACACGCACCTTTGCTAACATCCATACACCGCGTAACGGCATCCCGTTGATCACCATCCTCCTGGGATAAAAAAGACTCAACATTGTCGTCAAGCGACCCATCTTCCACAAATCGATCCATATCAGCCTGCAAAATAGTCAATCATTGATGCTACTAATTCATATTGATAAAGAAAACCACTATGCACTCCCATCAATAGTTTAAGGAAACTCACCAACTGATTTGATGGAGATGTAAGGGTCCCAGTTCCTTCAGTGCCAAACATCATCATAGATTTGGAGGAACCACCACTGTGCGGCAGATTAGGTATAGAAATCACATCTCCAGGAGTATGAGTTGAAGGTGTTGAAGGTGCTGAGCTTGGTGATGGTCCTGCAGTGTTAGCTGTTCCTGAACTATTAGCTGGCCCAGAAGACGAAACgggttgttttcttttcctcccACTCTGATTCTTCAACACCTTCAATTaaatgcaaaaaagaaaaaaaaattaaggaaccAATCTCGGACTTACCAGAGACTAAAAACTTATGCAACAGGTATCATTGAAACATGAACTCGGAAAAGAAACTAGAATTTAAGAAGAGACCTGTTCACTTCCTCGAAAAGAATTTGACATGCTACCATCCATTGTAATACTACCACCACCTCCCAATTTATCTTGTTGATGAATATTGTGATTTGAACTCTGTGGTTGAGGATTTGAAAGGGGGAGCTGATTAAGTGGTTGTGACTGTGACTGCTGCTGCGGCTGTGGTGGATTCCCACCACTCTGTTgttgatgctgctgctgctgtaaCAGGGCCATCTTTAACTACAAAACATAATCAGTTATAAAAATTTAGAGCGTCATAGCCATTGAAAACAAGCAGAGATTGTTATCCTTCCCCGAATTTTATCAAACAATACTGTTAGAGTTTTATTcaaagtttcatacttttaaaagaaCACTAAAGCCAGCCACTAAAGATTTGCAAAAGGGAGATAAGCAATACCTTTAGTAGCATGTCAGTGTCTCCACGTGGCAAAAGAGGGCCACCAGGTTGTAAAGACGATCCAACGTTAGGTAAAACATCCCCAACAGAACTCCCAAGGCCATCCTTTCCAAGGCTCATGCTCCTGTTGCTCAATAGCATTTTAAGTCTTCTGTTCTCTTCACTGACAGATTGTGAATTTAGATTCTGTTGAGCCAGCATGAGCTGCTGCTGATGTTGCGGAGTCAACATGTTGAGTTGGTGAAAAGACTGAGGAGACTGCATAAACGGTTTTTGCTGCTGAAGAAGACCAGAACGAAGCTGATCAAATCCCTAAATCAGGAAAGAAAGCAGCAGTCAGAAAGGAAATTCTTTGGAGAGAANNNNNNNNNNNNNNNNNNNNNNNNNNNNNNNNNNNNNNNNNNNNNNNNNNNNNNNNNNNNNNNNNNNNNNNNNNNNNNNNNNNNNNNNNNNNNNNNNNNNNNNNNNNNNNNNNNNNNNNNNNNNNNNNNNNNNNNNNNNNNNNNNNNNNNNNNNNNNNNNNNNNNNNNNNNNNNNNNNNNNNNNNNNNNNNNNNNNNNNNNNNNNNNNNNNNNNNNNNNNNNNNNNNNNNNNNNNNNNNNNNNNNNNNNNNNNNNNNNNNNNNNNNNNNNNNNNNNNNNNNNNNNNCTGCTGCGGCTGTGGTGGATTCCCACCACTCTGTTgttgatgctgctgctgctgtaaCAGGGCCATCTTTAACTACAAAACATAATCAGTTATAAAAATTTAGAGCGTCATAGCCATTGAAAACAAGCAGAGATTGTTATCCTTCCCCGAATTTTATCAAACAATACTGTTAGAGTTTTATTcaaagtttcatacttttaaaagaaCACTAAAGCCAGCCACTAAAGATTTGCAAAAGGGAGATAAGCAATACCTTTAGTAGCATGTCAGTGTCTCCACGTGGCAAAAGAGGGCCACCAGGTTGTAAAGACGATCCAACGTTAGGTAAAACATCCCCAACAGAACTCCCAAGGCCATCCTTTCCAAGGCTCATGCTCCTGTTGCTCAATAGCATTTTAAGTCTTCTGTTCTCTTCACTGACAGATTGTGAATTTAGATTCTGTTGAGCCAGCATGAGCTGCTGCTGATGTTGCGGAGTCAACATGTTGAGTTGGTGAAAAGACTGAGGAGACTGCATAAACGGTTTTTGCTGCTGAAGAAGACCAGAACGAAGCTGATCAAATCCCTAAATCAGGAAAGAAAGCAGCAGTCAGAAAGGAAATTCTTTGGAGAGAAAAGAGCAATTTTAAGCCAGATAGAAAGACATGGGTAAAACTTACTGTGAGTGGCCACCCTTTAAGTGTAAGGTTGTTGTTGCCTTGATTTGAACCTGAAATAGAAAACCAGCATAAATCAGAATCAATATTTTGTGAGCTGAAGTGCTTTTGCTACATTTAAACACGCTTAACCTACTGAAATGATACACGCAGGAAAGAAAACATACCAGGAATTCCGATCAATGACCCTTCAGGAACAGCAGTTCTGGGAGTGAGCACGGGATTGATCTCACTTTTTATATCCTAAACACAAATATGCCCAGCAAGTATTAACTAACAATAATACCTCTACAAAGGACTAGACACAACAAAGATTCAATATTACGTACCACTGCAGACCCGGAAAGTTGTTGATTACGAGCTTGAACCTGTGGAGACATACCACCACTTGTACTATGTAAGACTTGCCTGTAATTCACCAGACAATGGCATTAGAACAAGAGAGATACTGAATTTTGTTGCAACATATTTTAAGACTAGGCGAGGTAGCAGAAGATATAAGTGGAAACAATGAAGGTGGAAGTGTGAGAACAGTACCCTGCAGGTTGTCCGGAAGCTGCAGCAGATTTCAACATTGATGCATGATTTGGATCCAGCAGTTGCCCAACATTGTCCCCAAATCTCTGTAGCCAtagaaattttgaattataCCATTTGATGAACTAAGGTGTGACAAAAAGAATAAATGGAATTTCAAACTCATGCCTAGCCTAAACTAACCTTCATAGCAGCTTCATCTAAGGATTCCCTCTGAGTTGGCATTTTGACCCTCTCCTCATATGCCTTGCTTGCTAAAGAACTACCAGACCCAGGATTTTGCCTCATAACTGGGTCACTGTTGTTACCAGAAAGGCCATTTGCTGATCCATTTGCAAGGTGGGATCCATCTCTTCTCTGTGGCTGCTGCTGTGATGTTGGCTGCTGTTGGTGTTGAGGCGCCggctgctgctgttgctgctgttgAGAAGGTGGTTGGTTTtgatgttgttgctgttgttgttgttgctgttgctgctgctgttgctgatgatgatgttgttgctgctgctgctgttgctgctgttgtGCACGTTGTTGCAACAAGAGTTGTTGCATTTGTatttgctgctgctgttgttgctgctgctgctgtgaAACCTGTGGGTGGTGAGATTGCTGCAATTGCTGTTCTCTCGCTTTGATCATTTGCGTctgtaaacacacacacacacacacaattttaaatttacaaacttaaacaaaacaacacagaAAATTTGCCAGCCTAGTCAATCCTTTTTAGCATACTAATTGGAGAAAATCTTTCTGATTTAAGGACAAGGGAGATTAGTTATCAACTGTAAACATTCAAGATGAGCAACTCCATATCAGTAATTACAGTGATTATCACAGCTTTGCACAGAAATAGAATCACTAATGGTCTGGGTAACAAAGAAAGAGACCTCGATGTAAGATGCGGCAACCTCGGAATGCTTCTCATTGGTCCTAGCAATAAATATATCCCAGAAGACAGACCACCACTCGAAAAGAAATCCGCCAGGTGCATCAATGGCTACAAAACAGCGCAAGAAGAATGTGAAGTTCAGTAGTAAAAACAGTTGCAGCACAAAGGATCTTAATTTGTTGTAGTCAAAAAGGTCCAAGAGGATTGTGATTTCTTACCTACTGGATCTGATGACACTTTTCCTTCAGCTTGGAAAGCCTGAGCAGTGGCTTTTAAATCTCTTTTAACCAGATAATCGTGGATGTAGACATCCAACCTGTTACATTCAAAAAACTTTTTATCTTAAGCAGCAACATAAACAACACCCAGAGTATAACAGTATATAACACATCAAGATGGACATTAGAAATCTCAACAAAGGGCACTCGCCAAAGAAACAAACCATCCAGTTATTAACAGAGACACCAATATCAGGAAACTTTCATGATGGAGCTTTGAAAGTCACACACTTGCATAGcaaaaagaagagtaaaatTATGACAGTAACAAACTAAACCTGATGACACAAGAGTCAACCAGAATTGGATAAACCAAAACATCCAGAAATTGTCAAGCTCTTTTTGACAGTGACTGACAACACAAAGAACTAAACGTTTGGCCAAAACATGCAAAACTAACCAAACTAAAAGTTGTCCacaaccacacaaaaaaattctAGCAAAAAGGATGCTTTCTGAGAAAagaaactagaagaagaaacccGCCAAGTAACACAAACCCCTCTTAACGGAAAACAAACCAAGAATGTCAAAAGAGGACAGCTCCAAAAGGCAATCATAAGCCAACCCACAAACCCTAGAATCGACTGTAGCTGggacggaaaaaaaaagaacaatgcaTTTATACAATATGAACCCTAGAAATCACTTGGAAACACCCAAAATCTAACAATACCCATCaagaaaaatgaagactttAAGTAGAAAGAGGAACTAAGTAAGAGAGTAGAATCAAAACCCATCAAAgcgaagagagaagagaagaagaaaaaaaaggctCACATTTTATCAGCTTCCCAGTTGGTCTgagacatctctctctcttttgttcttggAGAAAAAACAAACCCCACAGAGACAGTTGTTTTAGAATGTCAGATTCCCATGTAATAACTGATAAATGTTATTCTTCCTTcttacaacaaaaattaaaaaaaaaaaaaaaaaaagagagcttcttcttcttcttcttcttcttcttctcaatcctctgaataaaaattattacaCAGCAGAAACCCCTAAATTCAATGATTCTTCACCTCCCCACCTAATTCCCCCAGAAACTGACGAGATTTAACACTTCGAATAAGCCAAACCCCCCtctcaaaattaaataaaaataaaaatagagagCAATAAAGTAGAGaacaagggagagagagagagagagagagagagagagagagagaaacaagttttttagagagagaaagttcgagagaaaggagaaagcatctctgtaaaaaaaaaaaaaaaaacaagcatttAGAAGTAGCTCAGCTctgttatttattaatatagCAGCAGCAACTAGcgaatataataaattatttcattttttatttattacagtttcatcttttaaaaaaatgaaaaagtacagatttttttttttacttgagtAAAAAGACATATTATCTAAGATGCAGATGAACTGttataattcttttattttttttttaaattggagAAAAcgtgttttttttggtatattattttatttttacttcatcaaaaagaaagaaatattgaCCAAActtagattttcaaaaataaaaatttgtagaaCAAAAGTAGTTTCCATGTCAGTTGTTTTGGGTGGACTCGAATTTGGACAagagatatatacatatgagGTTTTTTCAGCTTTATCACTATGAAAAGACTATAAAGCCCTCACTTTatcttaatatttaaaaagaagtacaaaattaagaatatccaaaattatagttttatttacttCAATTGCCATTCAATTTATGCATTTAGAAAAcactaattaaaattaaaaagttgaaCCCAACTGTTTAAACGTGTGATTACGGGTTAGTTAGTATATATGGtaactataatattttgtgaaatcttAACACATGCACAAAGCTAAATAATAGTCAGCATCTAATGTTGTAAATCCATAAAGCTAAATGTAATCCAAGTAATAGTCAGCATATGCTGCAATAATTTCGGATTTTCTTTTGAGTTCTATTAGAGAGTTTAGAGATATGAAGAATtcaaatttaacatattaaatcTTAATTACTTAACATCAGTAGAAATCATAAATCTagaccaaattatatatattaagatttcAGTAATTGtatagttgaatttttttttgtcaacagcatAAAAGATTAAACTGTTAAACtgatgtaagtaagattttctttttagttgcattcatatataaaatatattaacaatacATCGGTTAAAATGTAAAACTATTTTGATAGgtaataaagttttaaatttagttatgaTAAATTTTATGACACgacaaataaaatatgatactataaaaattgaaaatatgaaaaaactaaaatatattaaaaatatactttataaaaaaattattctgcgGTGTACTGTGGGTTCAAACCTAGTTTACGTGACGTAGCACGTCTTTGTCCAAAgtacttttgcttttttatgacaaaaataatcttttttataAGTGAAAATACACTAGATTGACCCAAATTTGGGTAAAAATAACTCAATTGATATACTATAGTATCTCATTACTAGATTGAcacaatatttatgtaaaaagaccaaaatccaaaaaaataataattaagtttttttattagaaaaaacgaaaatttgaaataaaaaagaataaaacaaaaaaagaaaagaaaaatatagtgtataaaataataagttaaaatatgatttttcaatttttttatttgaaaatatgtttataaaaatattatgtattaaaatatgattttttgaaaaaaaattcgaaaacatgttttataaaactataatgaaataaaatatgattaaaaatattatttaaaaaatatatctgtgttgatgtttaaaaaataattttcttcaaatctctagaaaaagaatatgataaaaaatcttatatataaaattatgatttgtcaaaaaaaatatgtataaaatatgacTTAAAACATATATCTATGTTAATGTATaagaatatgatatataaatagaaaatagagaaacaaTTAATGATTTTAATGGCGAATATGGCAACTAATCTAAACAAATTTGGTAACAAACATTAGATTTTTGGAagctaaaaacaaaactgttataacaaaaaacaaatctgccataacataaaataatCTATTGTCACTATAattacatctaataaatctgttatcgaacaacagattttttgaagccaaaaacaaagctgtcataacataaacaaatctgCCATAACATATGGTTTTAATGAAGGTCTCtttagcaattttaaaaaactttaacaaaactgttatcaaacgacagatttttagttaaattaaaaaatctgttgtaatatgaaataaatctgttatcactagacgtcaaactagtaattattttttcatgaAAAAATCTGTCACAATACGACAGATTTTTAGCgaaaaaataaatctgtaacaactgtaaaaaataaatctaccacatattataaccaatatgccatatattatgaaagtttgTGGTGCCTTTAGAAATAAGTCTGccattaaaataaatatgtcaCTAATTATAAATCTGTCGTAACTACTTTCAAATAAATATGTCATCCAAAATAAATCTGTCGGACATGCACAAATAAATCTGTCgtacaaaaacaaatctgtcgtaaataaacaaatctgtcacaactagtccgacagacttttgaaaatatttttatttttttttttaaatgctggaatttttttaaagggtaaatttgactttttattttttattgacaaagcaaaaagggtattttaggCATAAAAATAACTCAATTAACCCTcatattttataagttaattaagtaattaatctcttaatttggatcaatctagtttttttccctttttataatcaatttattttgattGACACCCAATTAATACTCTCATTTTTCCGGTGTAAATCTTCTCCAAGTTATATATAACTCgacaattatatatgtatgccTCGTTTGTTTTCctaaaacttaattatttttcttaaatcgttttatcaattaaaaaaaataagaggcTTAATAGAAAACAGAGACAAAATCTCTGTGGCTTAATTAGTGTCAATACTCTTTTTAGGCTACAATTGAGGATTTCTAAAGAttcataagaaaacaaagagttttaAAATCCTAAAAAAGGCAAAATTTATGTGCTTCTTTTTTACTAATACAAGACATAACAAggattattattactattagtATACAAATTCATGAGATAGTGGTGTGCGAGATCTTTCTTGAGATTTTTTAAGATCctttttgagattttatttactATGGAATTCGATGTTACTGATCAATCGATCATTTtaatcgacaaaaaaaaaactcatataacCACGACGACTTTTAACGTAACTTTGACGAAGATTCACTTAAGGACTTGTGTAGAGTACCACCATATATAATAAGTACATTTTATCAAATTCAGTCCtattattttgagttttctttcttttggtgttgTATAAAAGGCAAAAGTCGCTTAATATCAGTATTACTATTTGGTATTTTGGACTTTTATCAATATACatagaaacaataaaatattgacaaaaattGTAGAACAATCTCAATTCAATCCTTCTTGAAAAAATAGTTTGATGTTAGGCCCAACATTAAATCTCAAATCCATAAGAAAAAAGGGCTTTGCATAACACCAATTCAATAAGGTAATGAGTGATCGACATGATTTAGAGGTTGCATCTTAGAAGATATATCAAGAGGTTCGTTCAATAAGTCAATTCCTATTCTCATGACCTCTACAGCTACAGGCT
It encodes the following:
- the LOC104721571 gene encoding coiled-coil domain-containing protein 93-like isoform X2 — translated: MEKEYNSDEVCISGQPEEMVMNLKASIRELSLKVNEQRKCDVKYKLQQLRERISAEGVDVSVEELIQLLRSLKELEKEESEVRSNCSARRSALKDAVHDLEERVAKGNDGEVQEEDLDGLLVESLDNLTSAKKELGATLREIVSLKRQIDDVPCQSELLQYERRFSELNVCIQEKLQQTRKLYATYNALLEIKDLMLKETSLLNSIGSQFQDVIGTPAGRGKLIDSMEGVMKGIQQKIGKVQLGLQEEQRLRDASKEKYIAAAAEQRKCYSVLRAFQEECTKNERLRSQISAATTSDLKEGVE
- the LOC104721571 gene encoding coiled-coil domain-containing protein 93-like isoform X1, with product MEKEYNSDEVCISGQPEEMVMNLKASIRELSLKVNEQNQRKCDVKYKLQQLRERISAEGVDVSVEELIQLLRSLKELEKEESEVRSNCSARRSALKDAVHDLEERVAKGNDGEVQEEDLDGLLVESLDNLTSAKKELGATLREIVSLKRQIDDVPCQSELLQYERRFSELNVCIQEKLQQTRKLYATYNALLEIKDLMLKETSLLNSIGSQFQDVIGTPAGRGKLIDSMEGVMKGIQQKIGKVQLGLQEEQRLRDASKEKYIAAAAEQRKCYSVLRAFQEECTKNERLRSQISAATTSDLKEGVE
- the LOC104721574 gene encoding transcriptional corepressor LEUNIG-like, which codes for MSQTNWEADKMLDVYIHDYLVKRDLKATAQAFQAEGKVSSDPVAIDAPGGFLFEWWSVFWDIFIARTNEKHSEVAASYIETQMIKAREQQLQQSHHPQVSQQQQQQQQQQIQMQQLLLQQRAQQQQQQQQQQHHHQQQQQQQQQQQQQQHQNQPPSQQQQQQQPAPQHQQQPTSQQQPQRRDGSHLANGSANGLSGNNSDPVMRQNPGSGSSLASKAYEERVKMPTQRESLDEAAMKRFGDNVGQLLDPNHASMLKSAAASGQPAGQVLHSTSGGMSPQVQARNQQLSGSAVDIKSEINPVLTPRTAVPEGSLIGIPGSNQGNNNLTLKGWPLTGFDQLRSGLLQQQKPFMQSPQSFHQLNMLTPQHQQQLMLAQQNLNSQSVSEENRRLKMLLSNRSMSLGKDGLGSSVGDVLPNVGSSLQPGGPLLPRGDTDMLLKLKMALLQQQQHQQQQQQHQQQSGGNPPQPQQQSQSQPLNQLPLSNPQPQSSNHNIHQQDKLGGGGSITMDGSMSNSFRGSEQVLKNQSGRKRKQPVSSSGPANSSGTANTAGPSPSSAPSTPSTHTPGDVISIPNLPHSGGSSKSMMMFGTEGTGTLTSPSNQLADMDRFVEDGSLDDNVESFLSQEDGDQRDAVTRCMDVSKGFTFTEVNSVRASTSKVTCCHFSSDGKMLASAGHDKKAVLWHTDNMKPKTTLEEHTAMITDIRFSPSLSRLATSSFDKTVRVWDADNKGYSLRTFMGHSSMVTSLDFHPIKDDLICSCDNDNEIRYWSINNGSCTRVYKGGSTQMRFQPRVGKYLAASSANLVNVLDVETQAIRHSLQGHANPINSVCWDPSGDFLASVSEDMVKVWTLGTGSEGECVHELSCNGNKFQSCVFHPAYPSLLVIGCYQSLELWNMSENKTMTLPAHEGLIASLAVSTATGLVASASHDKLVKLWK